GACGGCAAGATGCGCGAGATCCGCAGCAGCGGCAAAGTCATCGGCGCCGATCGCATTGCGGTCATGGCCGCGCTGAACATCACCCACGATCTGCTGCACCGCCAGGAGCGTCCGGATGTGCAGGCCAGCGCCACCACCCGCGAACAGGTACGGGATCTGCTGGAACGTGTTGACCTGGTCCTGGCCACCGATTCGGACGCAAGCAAA
This genomic stretch from Pseudomonas sp. Os17 harbors:
- a CDS encoding cell division protein ZapA, encoding MSSSNSVTVQILDKEYSIICPQEERSNLVSAARYLDGKMREIRSSGKVIGADRIAVMAALNITHDLLHRQERPDVQASATTREQVRDLLERVDLVLATDSDASKADS